In the genome of Carassius carassius chromosome 47, fCarCar2.1, whole genome shotgun sequence, one region contains:
- the LOC132130020 gene encoding tumor necrosis factor receptor superfamily member 10B-like: MDKSTMKVMVPIIIALIHVGHGAAELVFAGDLQNLTARQMNCVENQEYPHNGFCCKNCEAGTYVKEKCSRDQEKGICAPCEKGTYAEHPTGMEQCLQCSQCHRDQILVAECISTSNTKCECKPGTFCLPDEPCEVCKKCAKCKADEDEVSPCTAASNTKCKKRNSPPTEGPTEKPSAPNNTNTIAIFISVLLLLIFILLGIFLYKRYQRQQSSPAVDLKEVKVPIEKRPRSEEEQENSRNAGLEREEGQRLESRPFLTQETQETGTKSIPVEDEDRGLGDSLPNTTSSSQTSLSPLPPAVYNEESPQSTPQAQRQPEMVTEPWAGNDGPPRRLVPVLGEEESLSKSFDLFDTLDVRYHNRFFRSIGVSDNAIKMAETQQPMDKVYDLLRVWMQKEGLRANINTLLQALLDLDQRYSAEHIASKAVERDYYKYE, from the exons ATGGATAAATCCACGATGAAAGTCATG GTCCCTATTATCATTGCCTTGATTCATGTGGGTCATGGAGCGGCAGAGCTAGTGTTTGCAGGAGACCTCCAGAACCTCACAGCAAGACAGATGAACTGCGTGGAGAACCAGGAGTACCCTCACAATGGCTTCTGCTGCAAGAACTGTGAAGCCG GCACTTATGTGAAAGAGAAATGTAGCAGGGACCAGGAGAAGGGCATTTGCGCTCCCTGTGAGAAGGGCACGTATGCCGAACACCCCACAGGCATGGAGCAGTGTCTGCAGTGCAGCCAGTGCCACAGAG ATCAGATCTTGGTTGCAGAATGCATCAGCACAAGCAACACAAAGTGTGAATGCAAACCCGGTACCTTCTGCCTGCCAGACGAGCCATGTGAAGTGTGCAAGAAATGCGCCAA GTGCAAAGCTGATGAGGATGAAGTGAGCCCTTGCACTGCGGCATCTAATACGAAGTGCAAGAAGCGAAACTCTCCTCCGACAGAAGGTCCAACGGAAAAGCCTTCGGCACCAAATAACACTAATACTATAG cgatttttatatCAGTGTTACTTCTGCTGATATTCATCCTGCTTGGAATATTCCTCTATAAGAGATATCAACGTCAACAAAGCA GCCCTGCTGTTGATTTGAAAGAAGTGAAAGTTCCTATT GAAAAGCGCCCAAGATCTGAAGAGGAACAAGAGAACAGCCGCAATGCTGGATTAGAGAGGGAAGAGGGGCAACGCCTAGAGTCCCGCCCCTTTCTAACGCAAGAAACACAGGAAACCGGCACCAAGAGCATACCAGTGGAGGATGAGGACCGGGGATTGGGTGACAGCTTGCCAAACACTACCAGCTCTTCCCAAACCAGTCTATCTCCCCTCCCTCCTGCAGTCTACAACGAGGAATCACCACAATCGACTCCCCAAGCCCAAAGACAGCCAGAGATGGTTACAGAGCCATGGGCAGGG aaTGATGGTCCTCCTAGAAGACTTGTTCCTGTACTTG GTGAGGAGGAGTCTCTAAGCAAGAGTTTCGACCTGTTTGACACCCTGGATGTGCGGTACCACAACAGGTTTTTCCGCAGCATCGGCGTCAGCGACAACGCCATCAAGATGGCCGAAACACAGCAGCCTATGGACAAAGTGTATGACCTATTGCGGGTTTGGATGCAGAAAGAGGGCCTGCGGGCAAACATCAACACATTACTACAGGCTCTGCTAGACCTGGATCAGCGGTATTCAGCAGAACACATCGCCTCCAAGGCTGTTGAACGAGACTACTACAAATATGAGTAA